A window from Nitrospirota bacterium encodes these proteins:
- the rpoZ gene encoding DNA-directed RNA polymerase subunit omega: protein MDIQSLPIDTDNFDSRYRLVHLTAQRARHIAHGEKPFVETKYTKNTTIAIQEAISGVLEYVTGEDAKKEKERARIYKREERYTPEEELTELEKDLKVYLQEKAELSQKDVRGILEEEH, encoded by the coding sequence ATGGATATTCAATCATTACCTATAGACACAGATAATTTTGACAGCCGTTACAGGCTTGTTCACCTTACTGCCCAGAGGGCAAGGCATATTGCGCATGGTGAAAAACCCTTTGTAGAGACTAAATACACAAAGAACACAACCATCGCAATTCAGGAGGCTATCTCTGGGGTTCTGGAGTATGTTACAGGTGAAGATGCAAAGAAGGAGAAAGAAAGAGCAAGAATATATAAGCGTGAAGAGAGATATACGCCAGAGGAAGAGTTAACAGAGTTAGAAAAAGATCTTAAGGTTTATCTACAGGAAAAGGCAGAACTCTCACAGAAAGATGTACGAGGCATCTTAGAAGAGGAGCACTGA